From Natator depressus isolate rNatDep1 chromosome 7, rNatDep2.hap1, whole genome shotgun sequence, the proteins below share one genomic window:
- the NPM3 gene encoding nucleoplasmin-3, with the protein MAAFLEPESRAAGAGLCLGNFVFGCELTDSTRSYTFKVDEDDDSEHILALSMVCLTGDAKDECNVVEVVGRNRQNQEIAVPVANLKLSCQPVLSLDNFQLQPPVTFHLKSGSGPVHLTGRHQIMHRRALSEEEESEEEEEELAPIMPAKKQQRRQ; encoded by the exons ATGGCCGCCTTCCTGGAGCCGGAGAGCCGGGCGGCCGGGGCCGGGCTCTGTCTCGGCAACTTCGTCTTCG GCTGCGAGTTGACGGACAGCACCAGATCCTACACCTTTAAGGTGGATGAAGATGACGACTCTGAGCACATCCTGGCCCTGTCTATG GTCTGCCTTACAGGTGATGCAAAGGACGAATGCAACGTGGTAGAAGTTGTGGGGCGTAACCGTCAGAACCAGGAGATTGCTGTGCCGGTGGCCAACCTGAAGCTGTCGTGCCAGCCCGTG CTGAGCCTGGACAACTTCCAGCTCCAACCACCTGTGACCTTCCACCTGAAATCCGGCTCCGGCCCCGTGCACCTCACCGGGCGGCACCAGATCA TGCACAGGAGGGCACTGTCTGAGGaagaggagagtgaggaggaggaggaagagctcgCCCCCATCATGCCAGCCAAGAAGCAGCAAAGGAGACAGTAG